Genomic DNA from Channa argus isolate prfri chromosome 10, Channa argus male v1.0, whole genome shotgun sequence:
CAGTGTAAAAAGAATGCAGCAGATGCAAACATCCATTGTGTCAGAGACAGCTTTTGATAATGTGAGCCTGgcttaaaacatttgcttttagcagtttttatcAGTTTGATTGGGAGCCATTCTGGCCTTTCACCTTACAGTCGCTCAATCGTATCTTTTCAACAGGTGAATCCAGTGAGTGGAAAACTGTAACTGGACCTTCCTACAAGGATAGAGTTAATTTCACCTGCTTTTatatgcagcagcagagaggcagGAGTCTTacatagttttttgtttgacatCGTCAGCTAATCATTTTGAGGTTTAGTGGCCAGTCAGAGGTCACTAAATGTTCATAGCTATTTGGGAATGACCATGTGAGATACGTTTTTTCCCATGGGTTGACCTGAGCTTCATATGCCAAGGGTATCCCAGAAGCATGACTGTGTCTCAGCTGAGGTGGAGGTTAGGATGGTCCCTCAAGGCGCTGCAGCTAAAGATGGCCATGCCCTGAAGAACAGATACAAACACAGGATGGAGAGAAAATAGATTGTCATTGTATAATTTGAGCATTTGAACAGTAGATGTTTTTTCCATTAGTTGTTCCTGGAAAACAAGAGGACAAAGAAGCAAAGTCCTGGCACGGAAAATAATACCATATTATGCTCAACTGTAATCTGGTGTAATATATATACGATATACTTCTGTAAAGTTTAATGTCAGTCTCCTGTTGGCTTGGGAGTAATCAGTGTTTTCAACATGCCTGACAATGTGACATACGAATGTCGTGGAAGTTTATAAATAGACGTCTGTTTTGGGTTCCCACGCTCAAAAAGTGCAGCAATATGAAGACTTCCACAAGCCAATCAATGAAAACAGAGTGGGTTTTGGGGAGGAGGGATGGCCTTAAAGACACAGGAGCTGATACAAACCATTTCACTCACTTATGAGTGAGTTATAAGATCAGTCAGCACCTTTTTCAATTACAATCACACAACCTTATCATACAACAAATGCATCCCCTGGATAAAATATATGCCTTAATTAATACACAATATGGTGTGTTTACAATGTATCTGGACAAACAATATTATGTTGGATatcactttgttgttttttcctaaaTTGAGTGTCAAGGTAGACACatacataacaaaaataaaaaatgaatgagaagaaaacaacaaacctgtaacaaaaatacacagctgcagtgcagtcagtaaaaaaagcacacagaTGTACTGCATTGgtaaacaaacactgacacttgGACACAAAGATAAAAGCAACTTACCACACCATGGCCCCTAACGAGGAAGACTTCCACTTAGACGTTGCCGTAATTCTACAGAGACACTGAGAAAAATGATGTGATGTGGGGGTGATGAGGAGGAAAAGCAGTCATCCAACCATTCCAGGATTGTTGGCTTGATTctcggctcctccagtcacatgtcaaagtgtctttaaaGAAGCCACCAAACCCAAACTAAACCCCAACCTCCCAGTGAGaacaggccagctgcataacagctccccatttgtgagtgagtgtgtgtgtgattgtgagagtgaattggtgaatgagaagcagtgtagagTGCTTTGGGcaccaataaggtagaaaagtgctatataagtgcagaccatttaccatttaccatgtaatacacatttacatttgatggAATTAAACTTAAAGGCAGAGAATTCTAATCAAACTGGTCTTAGTTTCTGATCTATTCAATGTGTCCATCTTATATGGACACTGTTAAATATAATCTGCTCTGTACGTGATGTGGACATTGTTTGAACTCAGGCCATTGGAACCCAGCGTTTGGACGCTGATGTGGATGGGGACACTCAGGTCAACATTCTCCATAATACACTGTGGagcataacaataaaacattcagtACATGAATTGCGGTTTGGGTTTTTGGAGTGTTAGCAGAACACGATAATGCACAGCTGTTAAGTACAGGTGGAGCTGTTACCTTGGTGCATGCTGAGCTCATGACAGATTTGTGGAAGTCTCCGTCAATGAACACCTTAGAGGTAATTAAAGGCAAACACCTTTAGACAAATATCTCTCAAAATCAAAGCTCATATGTCAGTGTACCTGCCAGTTCATTCTTCCTACCCTGTATCCATACACAAACGTGCCGTTACTGCAGCCCAGTTCATCGAGGGGAGGCCTCTCCCAGCCAATCATGAGGCTGCTCTGGCCCACTGTTCTAATGACCTCAACAGCACTCACCTCTGCTGGAGCTTCTAGAGGTAATCAGACAGAGAACGGTTAAGCATCCTCACTTGCTTGCTCATATTGCAGATGCAAAATTAGTGATGGGTCAAACAATACTGAAAAGTTGGTGCGTGTGCCAAGCAGAAATTGTGAAACCGTGTATCTAAGTGTGTATgctttaagaagaaaaaaaataaatcacgtGACCCatacagctgctgtgttgtaAGGAAATGAAGAATTGTGTTTATCTTTTGACTGTAATGTCAAAAGataaacacactgtactgtactgtaggaAAGGACACTTTGTTTGGTGctttttgtattagtttttgtttcgTCATTGTCCACTGATATTTATTGGACCATcgagaaaaaattatttttctctagCCTGGGATCATTTTGATCTTATAACTCCAAATACATTTCTCCAAATAAGTTTTCCTTTCCTGTCTAcacttttgctcagttttcatttAAGTTTATTATGTTCAAATTCCCTTCTGAAGGACTCTACACTTAATTTTTCCTTCCATTATTTAACCGCTTCACAGAGCTGTCTTACATAAACAGGAGCACTTCATCAATGCACCTCTACAaacttgctttaaaatgtttatgtactTGCGCCTCATCTGTAGCTTCTGGgacttttttccaaagcaggaAAACTGCAAAATCAACTTGGCTCAAACATGCTACCAAAACGTctctttcttaataaaaatgtgtgtgatggCTTTTCCCCTCACATAAGTACACAAGCACTCCcactttcacttatttttcattaatttcattaattaatttcatttcatttcatttatttttttcattaggtTTATGTACTGCAGTGTGCTGATGTAGGCAGTAAATAGAGCAACATCAAACTATCAGAATGTGACAAAACAGCCTAATTCTAGGCTGGGTACATCGCACTGCTGCAAAAACTAATTTTCTACAATGTTAAATTGCAGCAATATGCACAGAGGACTAGAGAGGACACAGAGGAAGTGTAGGAATTGTTGTGTCGTTACAATAAAGACATTTCAATGTTTTCAATTTCTACACCACAATTATATAAAAGCTGCTCAACcgtatgtgtttgcatttaataACAACAATTACTTCTACTGGGGCTTTaagaaaagttttattattcttttgtgTGAATAATCCGATATTGAACATTTGCATTACCTGGTTTAGGTCTTGCTCTCTTGGTCTTTTCTAGGCCAGCAGGAGACCTTCTGGCAGATGTTTCGGAGTTCTCAGGAGAGGGATGTGTGGTTGGAGTGCAGGATGCAGTGAACACAAAGTCGTCATATGACAGGGCAGCACCATCCGTTTTTGAagtcatattaaaaatattaacctTTGGGGGTGCTGACATGCTAGAGGCAGTTCTGTCTGAGGCAGTGTTTTTTGGATTTGTGTCAGAACCTATTGACAGAGGCAAGTCCAAGCCAGTGGCCCTCAGAGTTAAAGGAGTGGCAGCTGGACGTGGTGCATCAGATATGTCAGAAATAGTCATTTGCTTTGTCGATGTTGTGGGTAAAGATACCATAGAACCACTGCTTGAGATGGATTTGGCTTTGTTAAGTGGCATAGTGGCCAAAGGAAGGTGAGATGAGCCAGAATTAGCAAATGTTGTAGTTTTAGATGTAACTGTTCTGTTGTGATTGTCAGTAAACACATTAGGGCTGAGTTTCACACCAGCAGATCTTGAGCCAACTGCATTAAAAAGTGTTACTGACTTATTAATGGCAGTAGGTTTTATTACAGGAATGTTTGTAGTATGGCCTGTGGTGACTTGGGAGGAGTTGGAATGGGGATTATCAAAACCAATGTTCTGCTCACTTGTCTGAGAGCCTGAGATCAGGTCTGCAGGAGCTGAAAACAATAGACTTTTCCTGGGTTGCTCTTCTCTTCCCCTGCACATTGGGGcctataaatacaaacaaaatgaaagcagatTTGTCAACACAGTAATAATCTCAATTTTAGGCTTGACTCCACTTTAATGTGTCCTTGTTTCTGGTGAGATTTCTAACATTAAAATTACCATATGTGCATTactgaatgtttaaaaagttgGTGTTTACCTGATAGCTGCTCATCAGAGTTTTCTGCAGTTGCTTATGCAAGTTGATGATCTTTTCGGGACTACTCAGCCTCCTGCTTGGACTGCTTCCTTGGCTGGAGAGTGGGGAGGATGGACTCGGTGAGGATTCAGTCAAGTTGGTGAAACCTGGGGAAAATTTCCCTTTCATGTCTGGATGATGAAATTCAAGTTTCTCTGAACCACAGGCAGAGTGAAACAGCTGTATTGGAGGTGATACAAaactttaatgtttctttttacaggACAAATGCTAAATAACATGGTTCTGATTATAATTactaattaattataattataaatatataattatgaaTTAATATGTCTGGTATATACAGAATGTCAAGATATCAATTTACAATATTAATGATTCCGTGATTAAAAACAAGTTAGTGAGTACGTGAGGCAACCTACAGGTTCGGTCTCATGTAAAGTGGGTTTTTAGTGCTAAAGTCTTATTTAGGACCACAGTTCCCCAAAATCACTCTCAcctgtgttgtgtttgtatttaaggCCTCTTTCAATGGAGCAGCAGGTGATGGTGAATCATAGATATTGATGAGCTCTTGCACGGGTGAAAAATTGGCATTTTTCTCAGATTTTTCCACTGTGACTTCACTGCTGCAGTATTGAAGATTTTCTGTACATTCCCTGGTAGTGCAAGTgtgattttcactttttaagtCTCTGCATTTGACTCCAGGTTCACTGAATCCATTTTGGTGCCCTTTGTTAACCGATGGTAATATAGCAGGGGAGCTCGGATCAGGTGGCAATCCACCACTGTAGTGTGGAAGATCGGAAATAAATCCTGCTTTAAACCCAGCACTGTGATTCTGGGTGTTTACGCTCTTTCCTGGTGTGAATGTTGCAGTGTAGTCTTGCAGAGCGGAGTCACTGAGCAGTTGCTCGACCTGCTGTGTGAGCGTAGAGTCCATGCAGCCATGTCTGTGCATGGCCTTCATCATCTGAACCAACAAGCTGTTTCTCTCCTGACACTTCACCACCAGGCATGACAGCTTGGCCTATTATATAACAAAACAGCAGCCAGTACAAATTACCTGCAGTCCAacagacatgttttaatatGACTACTGTTACTTGACTGTACAACAGTGTACAagataaaggaaaacaaagctATACATTTCCTCACCTTCAAAGGAGCTATATCCAGATCTGTATGGCTCTTCCTTTTCAAGAGTGCATCATACTGCAGACAAAACACATAGAAAAGTACTGAAGAATAAATGATACCattcataaagaaaatatgACTGCAAAACTACAGCTGACAGGTCATGTACCTTAGCTCTAATGTTGTTGTAGCGGGTCCAGAGTGACGTGAGAACACCACTCAGATCATTTTTGCTGCCCTGCCCTTGTTTTAGAGCGATATACTCAGAGTTCAACTCTTCCAGAGCCACCGACTGTgcagttttacacacacatcaacaagcacacacagagtaaCAGATCCATAATTAAGCCTCCCTTATGATGTTGCTGTTTCTCGTTTTTTGTTACTGCAATTATCAATTATTTCTGCATTATTTTGTCGAAACATCATCAAAAGTCAAATAACTGGAAACCAGTGATGATTAGTAATGTGGGTTAAGTCTTACTAGGTTGATGAAAATACAGGTTTTCagaaagcagaaacacattGTTACTGAGCTGAGATCATAAATGCAAGATTGCCACTGTAATTAATTTAGAATTCATTTGTGAAAAACAGAACTTTACCGTATGTCATTCTTACCTTAGctctgagctgagctgagaGGATGTTGTATTGCTCCTCTATCTGTGTCTTTACTAACTGAGCATCGGTCTTCTCTCTGACCACACCTGTCAGGCTGCTCTGCAGCTCCCTCACCTATGACAGAAAAGCACTGTTTAAAGCAAACAGATCAATATTAACTTTAATTAGCTCTGCACCAGCTActgaataataatataaaagaaaCAAGATGCCCAAAATAAGAATGCATTAAGGAGTTAATCTGGTCTTAAAAGGCAAACGGAATTGAAGTGTAAACAAGCACATCAAATGTGACACAATTCACACGCCATGCATTAATTTCTACCACAAAATAAttgtcatgtactgtatatctatTTAAATACCTGGCTGGTGAGGCTCGCATTTTCCGTTCTGATTTCTTCTACTTGACTGGCTAAATCAATCACTCTCATTCCTTTTTCAGTTGCTTGAGTCGCcttcttctctgcctcctccctcCTGGCTTCTGACTGACACAATTCACTCTGCAACTTCTTGGTCTGAACATTTACGCAAATAACATGAGCGCATTGACTTTCTTTCTCTGATGAACTGCCATTCACGATAATAGAGTGCAAATGAAGTACACTctcaattttaacatttaaacatttggtGTACTGGTTTCCTATATTGTGACTCACTTTCTTCCAAGTAAATGTTGTCTTTAACTGCAAATGATGAGAGAAGCTTACCTCTGCTCGAGTCTCTTCCAGTTCCTCTCGTGACCTCTTTAATTGTTCTCCCAAAGCTTCAATCTCTCTCATCAGATCACTTTGCTTCTATTAtccatgaaaaacattttgtgttaccTCACAGCACTCACATTACatgatactgtatgttgatGAACCATAATGCTGACAGAGATCACAGTGTGTCTTTTTTATACCCATGTAGAGTttcctttgaagtttttaatgTGGCATTTTTCTGCATCGTATTCTTCTATCCCAACTAGGGTCATATCAGCACCATTTGGATTCAACAGATGCTGCAtttgtttcctctcctctgtttgtgtttggctgATAAAAGCAGAATGGACACTGTTTTTTTCTACTCTTAGCCCCTGAATTTCAAGTCTTAGCTGCTTTTCCTCCTGTTTTAAACAGCTGACTGAATGTTCAGCTtgtcctttttcttctctcaaactgttaattgatttttttaacttgtcGCAGTCTTCTTGTAAAGTGTAGGAAAACTGGTCTCTATTTTCTTTGAGACACTTAAGGGAATTGGTTAGTTCATCTCTCTCCTGTTTTAAATTGAGCCCTTCGTGGCCTAACTGGGCATTCTGTCTCTGTAAACATTGTATTGATTGCAGAATTTGATCTTGCTCTAATTTTCCACTTGAAAGAGATTCCATCAgtgcctgtttttctttttcaagacCAGACAAagtctctttttcctctttcaggcCACTCATTGACCTAATAAAGTTATCTCTACTATTCTTCAGTGCAGAGACTGCTTTACTAAACTCTTCTCTCTCTTGTTTGAGACCAGCAAGAGACTTAGAGatgttgtctttctcctctttcagtCCCCAAATTGTCCGAGTTAAGTGCtgcttctcttctgtctgtATCTGGACTGACAGAGCTACTTCTTTCTGCTGCTCTCTGAGGCAATTTAAGTGGCCCAGGAGCTCTTCTCGGTCTGTTTTGAGGATCTGGATAGACTTGATCAGCTGGTCCACTTGATCAGTCAGCGAACTAACCTGCAAAGTGTTTTGTAGACTGTTTTGCAATAAACCGCTTGGATTATTATGCTGTGAACCAGGAGCTGAAGCTGTAGTCAAATCAGCTATTTGTTGACCAGAAATCAACTGCAGTTCTTCTCTGTTTAGCACATTATCCCCCAAACTGCCCACATGTACTTTGAGGTTGTGCTGCTCTCTACTCTCCTCTAAATTTTGCTGTAGATCCATGATGGTATTGAGATCATCCTCAGTCTTCCTGGTGAGTTCTGTGATTAGACAGCCTTGTTCCTGTTTCTCCTGCTCCAGGCTGGCTCTGTCTTCTTCTAACTTAGAGATATGCTCCTTCAGCTGTGTTTCCTCCTTCTTGACCTCCTCCTCTCTGAGCTCAATATGAGCCAGCAGCTCCTGAATCCGGTCTGCCAAGGCCCGGTTTTCCTGATTCAAGGCCAGGGCAAGATCATCCTGGGCAAGGGAAAGGATGGTGTTATCAGGAGTAGAGGAGGGCTGAGGGTGATCAGCTCCATTACAGCTAGACAGTAAGATGATCTGTGTATGCATAAATAGAATGCATGATAGAATTTGATAATTTAAGTACAGCCGTTGTTTAAAAGGTtgggtttattttgttgtaaatttgaAAATACTGCAACTGCTGTGGCATACTATACCTTTTCTCTTGAAGACCCTTGTTCTGCCTcagcttcttcttctgcctGTTTTTTGAGGTGTAAGTTTAACTGAATATTCTCCTCAGACATTACCTGCAGCAGttgctgtgtgtgctgcagggcAACCTCTAGGCTGTCACTGTGCTCTTGAAGGGCCTCAAGATCCTTTTGTAAGCCCATGCTCCTATAAGCTTCCCTCAAGGCATCAGATTCCTCACTGGGGTTTTTCTCTAGGTTTAAAATTCCCCTGGAGCACAAGGTTCCCAGTTTAAACTCATCTATTGTCTCTGTAGTCAAGGAGAGTGTCTGGAAGTTGGGGTTGGTCCTGGATCCTTGGCAGGCAGAGAGGTTTACGGGGTCTGATTTGGCAGATGAGGAGTGATCGTTGGTCTTTTTCTGAACGGTCTCCGCTGCATCCTGGTGGTGGACATGTGGAACTGCGGATGAATATGTCTGGGCTAGACCCTCACTAGTAGCCCCCTGTACCTGtggaaattatatttatgacatgtaaataaaaaattccatccaagtaattaaaattcatattttaccatggtaaaatattcattttatttagatGCACTCTTTCCCCAGGGAGTTATGTAACACACTAACTTATAGCAGCAGAGCCTTTACTTATTGGGTGCATTCCCTCTGTTCATGCTGTAAGTCCTTCTCATGAAACAAGAAGGAACTTAATATTAAGCAAATAATAATACCCAACTGGATATTCAATGATCCTTTTAATATCGGcattatatttgaaaaaacCCATTTGGCCTGTCCTAAGTGTAAAACTAGCAAAACTgactaaaagaaagaaactgcatCCATTTGAATAGCAATATCTCTAAAACCAATTTAAAAGTAATGCCTAATAAACAGGTGCAGGATACTAATTATTTATACAGGCCATCAACAAATGCTTTATATCGACATGTTTAATAATTCTACATTTGATATTTCTAACCTACATACACATATGTTACTGATATTGAAGTTAAGGATTATAAAATCTTGATATAGAATAAAGTCTTATTTTTGAAGTAAAAGGCACAGAATGTGGTGAAAAAAATTCAAGTAAATACTGGACCATGTGTTACTGTGTATGCGCTTGTATGACCATCTGTACTGTTGTTGTCTTATTTGTGTTCTGTTGCTCCTGCTTTATTTGGGTCTCCCTTGCCCGTAGATCTTATACAATGCCACTACCTTAATCAACACAatgtatgtaataataataattatggttatGAAAAAGTCTTACACACCTCTCCAAAGCCCCGTACAAAAGAATGTGTCATGGTGGTGTTAGAGGACCGAGGACAAATAGTACTGCAGTTTGGCGAGCTGGTCCCAAGACTCCGACATGTGGACTCAGAGATTTGAGATGACTGACTTGGTATTTGGTTTGTAGCTTCTTTGAGGACCTGCTGGAGTCTGTGGTTCTCCTCTCTGAGCTCTTCTGCCTCCTCCAGTAGGGAGCTTTCAGACAATTTCAGCCGCTGCATCTCTGCCTTCATCTCCTCCATTTGGCAGCCGAGGAAGTGGCTGTTTTCCTGGGCCCCCTGCAGCTGCTCCATAAGTCTTTTTCGTTCTGTCATcccatcctcctctctctccaacAGCACCCTGAGATCCTCCTGTAGGCTCAGGATAAAGCGTTGCAGTCTGGCCTCATCTGAGCTCTGTCTTgtatctttgtttctttctccttctgtatCTTTCTCTGATTTTCCCTCATCGCCATCTTGTCCGCTTTCTCTTTCAGTTTCAACACTTGGCTGCCATTgcttccttttctcttcctttctctcttcttctccttcacccTCTCCTCTCATGGTAGTCAGTCTCTCTTGTTGTTTCCAAAATGTCATGGTCCCACCAGTGATTCTGACTGCACTGATCATTGCTGCCCCCGTGGCTGCACTTACAATCATGTCAAGTAGCTGCTTCTCTAAAGTGTAGATCCGGCTCTGAAGGCTCTGCTCTCTGTCCTGGGCCAGGGTGAGTTTGTGCTGAAGTTGGGTTTTAAAGTTCTCAAAGTACTGGGACTGGCGACTCATCTCATCTTCTTTGGCCTTTAACTGTCTCTGACAACGCTGCAGTCGCTCTTTCCATACCTGCTCCCCTCGCTCTTTCTCCAGAGTCTGAGAAATGGTAAAGATGGGAGGGAGTGAAAACAGTAAAGGGAGATATTGGAAAACCAACTCCTGACTTATGGTAAATCCCACACTGTCAATGAATTCAAAGTTTGTTTTACAACATGCTGTGGCTAAGCCATTTCCTGAGTTACACAAAAGCCCTTTTAGAATATGCATTAGCTTGTGTGATAGTAATGTAACAGTATCATGTCTTAGCAGAGTGCTGTTACCAACACTAGCTTGTACTGTTTTCtgtactgtttgttttatttcattctttacCTTTGAATCTTTGTAGTTGTAGGTAATTGAATTAATTAAGAAAGTCCATCCCTTGAGCTGGgctaaacacaatatttatttgtgCCTGCAGTAGGGACGTGTGAACTCAAAATGTCCTAGAGCATCTCCTAAAACCAACTTGTAAAgttattttgtggtttgttcGTCCCTGCATTGTGATGCATTTACAGATCTAGAAAACTCACCATGGCCCTGACTTCCCCCCTGAGCATTTGTAGTCTGTGGTCCAGCCTCTGAGAGTGTTGCATGCTGGGGGTTAGCTGACAGAGCTGTAGCAGCAGGCTCCTCTCTGACCTCTGTAACGGTTTGATCctgcaacacaacacagagaAGCTGTTATCATCGCATAAATCTGCAAACTAACAGAAATGTGAAAGATGCAATTACCTTCTAATGCTAGAAGTAATGCAAATTTAAATCTCCTGGATTGAGCAGTCCAGCAGAAATGTTAGCAGCAGCGTGTTTGCATGCAAGTGTGTCGTGCAGTCAGGAGCATTTGATATGCGATATCACCTCTGCCAAAAGTGAGCATAGTAGCAGGTGTgcgcatgtgcgtgtgtgtcactGGATCTCCCCTCTCCCCCAGTCTCTCACCTGTTCATCAGGGAACTGTCGAACCCGCAGGTTCTGATTAGTTCTCACAGAGTTCATAACCATAATAATACTACTGTTTCCGGTACCTGTGTTGTCTGATTAGGTCATGTGATCCTCCATTGGTCAGCCTGCTCCACTTAGGTGAGCTTTATTAACCTGTAACAAAAGAACTGATGTTAATACTCTTTATCGttttcacttacacacacacacacacacacacacacacacacggaggcaAAGATCCATatgcacaaaacacaattaTCTATTATTTACAATGTTAACAGCTTGGTTGCAAGTTGTCAAGCACAGGTATCTCTCAGGTTACCCTGCCTCCTAATCCTGTCCCCCTCTAGCTACACCTACCACATTTTACAAATCCTCCCATCATGAAAGCTTAAAAACCTACTATTTTTTCAGGTCTGTAATAAATCCATGCTCTAATGCTTGTATTTgctgttaaacacattttgcacaaGTTTACCAGAACATTAACAAGGGTTCAGGAGCCTGTGTGTTGTAAATTTGAATATTATCAACTTAATTTGTCTAACTGCTGAGCCTAGCAGCCTCATATTATCCTCAGAATGAGGACTGTGGATTTTTTCCCTGATGATCTGTACTGGCTAATGCTTAACTCACACCAGAcaagaaaaactatttacattATATAATCTGGAAATTGTGCTATTAGGATAGGATTAACCATTATAATAttctacaaacatttaaactgatatAAAGAAATATACAAAGCAGTAAATTctcaaaggaaaatgtaaataataaccAGTTTTTTGTCCACCACTGCAGCAATGAGCTTCCAGTAAGTTCAGCGTCCACTCTGAAATCAGTTGCATTGTTGTTTCCTTAGAAACGCCAGAGACGCTGGACTTTGGCAGAATCCTCCTTCTCCAGTTGGCAATCGGCTTGTTCAGCCCCTTTTCTGCCCAGTACtttcccttctttttctccctccatctcttctGTTATATTGTTTGACTGGGCATCTTCAGTCAAACCCTTTAGCTGAGGCTTTGTCTTCTCTCATTAATAGATCCTCTGATTCAGAGTTTTTTTCAGTAAATCCACTTGTGTTTGGTTCTTACCGAGGAGTTAGGGTGTTATGTTCCAGGTCCAAGAACCACTAA
This window encodes:
- the jakmip1 gene encoding centromere-associated protein E isoform X6; the encoded protein is MQHSQRLDHRLQMLRGEVRAMTLEKERGEQVWKERLQRCQRQLKAKEDEMSRQSQYFENFKTQLQHKLTLAQDREQSLQSRIYTLEKQLLDMIVSAATGAAMISAVRITGGTMTFWKQQERLTTMRGEGEGEEERKEEKRKQWQPSVETERESGQDGDEGKSEKDTEGERNKDTRQSSDEARLQRFILSLQEDLRVLLEREEDGMTERKRLMEQLQGAQENSHFLGCQMEEMKAEMQRLKLSESSLLEEAEELREENHRLQQVLKEATNQIPSQSSQISESTCRSLGTSSPNCSTICPRSSNTTMTHSFVRGFGEVQGATSEGLAQTYSSAVPHVHHQDAAETVQKKTNDHSSSAKSDPVNLSACQGSRTNPNFQTLSLTTETIDEFKLGTLCSRGILNLEKNPSEESDALREAYRSMGLQKDLEALQEHSDSLEVALQHTQQLLQVMSEENIQLNLHLKKQAEEEAEAEQGSSREKIILLSSCNGADHPQPSSTPDNTILSLAQDDLALALNQENRALADRIQELLAHIELREEEVKKEETQLKEHISKLEEDRASLEQEKQEQGCLITELTRKTEDDLNTIMDLQQNLEESREQHNLKVHVGSLGDNVLNREELQLISGQQIADLTTASAPGSQHNNPSGLLQNSLQNTLQVSSLTDQVDQLIKSIQILKTDREELLGHLNCLREQQKEVALSVQIQTEEKQHLTRTIWGLKEEKDNISKSLAGLKQEREEFSKAVSALKNSRDNFIRSMSGLKEEKETLSGLEKEKQALMESLSSGKLEQDQILQSIQCLQRQNAQLGHEGLNLKQERDELTNSLKCLKENRDQFSYTLQEDCDKLKKSINSLREEKGQAEHSVSCLKQEEKQLRLEIQGLRVEKNSVHSAFISQTQTEERKQMQHLLNPNGADMTLVGIEEYDAEKCHIKNFKGNSTWKQSDLMREIEALGEQLKRSREELEETRAETKKLQSELCQSEARREEAEKKATQATEKGMRVIDLASQVEEIRTENASLTSQVRELQSSLTGVVREKTDAQLVKTQIEEQYNILSAQLRAKYDALLKRKSHTDLDIAPLKAKLSCLVVKCQERNSLLVQMMKAMHRHGCMDSTLTQQVEQLLSDSALQDYTATFTPGKSVNTQNHSAGFKAGFISDLPHYSGGLPPDPSSPAILPSVNKGHQNGFSEPGVKCRDLKSENHTCTTRECTENLQYCSSEVTVEKSEKNANFSPVQELINIYDSPSPAAPLKEALNTNTTQLFHSACGSEKLEFHHPDMKGKFSPGFTNLTESSPSPSSPLSSQGSSPSRRLSSPEKIINLHKQLQKTLMSSYQAPMCRGREEQPRKSLLFSAPADLISGSQTSEQNIGFDNPHSNSSQVTTGHTTNIPVIKPTAINKSVTLFNAVGSRSAGVKLSPNVFTDNHNRTVTSKTTTFANSGSSHLPLATMPLNKAKSISSSGSMVSLPTTSTKQMTISDISDAPRPAATPLTLRATGLDLPLSIGSDTNPKNTASDRTASSMSAPPKVNIFNMTSKTDGAALSYDDFVFTASCTPTTHPSPENSETSARRSPAGLEKTKRARPKPEAPAEVSAVEVIRTVGQSSLMIGWERPPLDELGCSNGTFVYGYRVFIDGDFHKSVMSSACTKVTAPPVLNSCALSCSANTPKTQTAIHVLNVLLLCSTVYYGEC